A section of the Diabrotica virgifera virgifera chromosome 8, PGI_DIABVI_V3a genome encodes:
- the LOC126890284 gene encoding uncharacterized protein LOC126890284 — protein MEAQKFNIEVYYQNCRSLLGRTQLVYTNHGSVPGTHKIFAFTETWLNSSVYDSELFDPELFTVIRSDRDFLATGTTRGGGVLLAVNKALNVIPIDVYSICAAIAEVKLIDVVISKVVSKKIVFYLVLVYIPPQTPLAELELFLECLETVECLFNETVLVLGDFNIPEYTQGITTGKSVAVQNVANFFNLSQYNHVVNHNERILDLVFSNIFCNVYQAIDYVVPMDNHHPPLIIDFSIKKEFNEIKIDSKQNFNFKRANFIELYNELYLSDWSFLSTDLDINSNLNAFYQYIHSIFSKHIPLKKKQTKRYPFWFNGDLINLLNTKNRAWNAYKKSRNIQNYTEFKRIRSEFKYFNQIIYKRYVSQLELNLKQDPRSFWSFINSKKTNCSIPETMSYNNIKLETSQDIASSFADFFSKSYTDISPPDHITPKLNTYIAEQLHIPAFTKSEIEQIDGNIHKLEVLNQPLFLSYPEYLKVQL, from the exons ATGGAAGCCCAAAAATTTAATATTGAAGTATATTACCAAAACTGTCGCAGTTTGCTAGGTCGGACTCAATTGGTTTACACTAACCACGGCTCCGTTCCTGGTACCCATAAAATTTTTGCGTTCACTGAAACTTGGTTAAATTCTAGTGTGTATGATTCGGAACTTTTTGATCCTGAATTGTTTACTGTGATTCGTTCAGATCGGGATTTTTTAGCCACTGGGACAACTAGAGGTGGAGGTGTACTATTAGCAGTTAATAAAGCATTAAATGTTATTCCTATTGATGTCTACTCTATATGTGCTGCTATTGCTGAAGTCAAATTAATTGATGTAGTCATAAGCAAAGTTGTATCAAAGAAAATAGTTTTTTATCTCGTGTTAGTATATATACCTCCGCAAACACCTCTAGCTGAACTAGAATTATTCCTAGAGTGTTTAGAAACAGTTGAATGCCTTTTTAACGAAACAGTATTAGTCTTGGGTGATTTTAATATACCGGAATATACTCAAGGCATTACTACAGGTAAATCAGTGGCCGTGCAGAATGTTGCAAATTTCTTTAATCTATCGCAATATAATCATGTAGTTAATCATAATGAACGAATCCTAGATTTggtattttctaatatattttgtaACGTATATCAGGCAATTGACTATGTTGTTCCCATGGATAACCATCATCCACCGCTCATCAttgattttagtattaaaaaagaatttaatgAAATCAAAATCGACAGTAAGCAGAATTTTAACTTTAAGAGAGCCAACTTTATAGAACTTTATAATGAACTCTATTTATCTGACTGGTCTTTTCTTTCCACTGATCTTGATATCAACAGCAACCTAAATGCCTTTTATCAgtatattcacagcatcttctcTAAACATATTCCTCTTAAAAAGAAGCAAACTAAACGTTATCCGTTTTGGTTCAATGGTGATCTGATTAATCTTCTGAATACTAAAAATAGAGCTTGGAACGCGTACAAAAAATCTcgtaatattcaaaattacactgAATTCAAGAGAATTCGTTCAGAATTCAAATACTTTAATCAAATAATATACAAGCGTTATGTGTCTCAACTAGAACTCAATCTTAAACAAGATCCTCGTAGCTTTTGGTCGTTCATAAACTCCAAGAAAACAAATTGTTCTATTCCTGAAACTATGTCGTATAATAATATAAAGCTAGAGACTTCACAGGATATTGCCTCATCATTTGCCGATTTCTTCTCAAAGTCATACACCGATATTTCTCCTCCCGACCATATCACTCccaaattaaatacatatattgccGAACAACTGCACATTCCCGCTTTTACAAAATCTGAAATAGAACAG ATCGATGGCAATATACACAAATTAGAGGTTTTAAATCAACCCCTTTTCCTCAGttatccggagtacctcaaggttcaaTTGTAG